A genomic segment from Glycine max cultivar Williams 82 chromosome 1, Glycine_max_v4.0, whole genome shotgun sequence encodes:
- the LOC100794888 gene encoding probable E3 ubiquitin-protein ligase EDA40, producing the protein MVTGWRRAFCTSIPKDREPKVLTEKQQQQPQQQHCENTTTTTNNNNNNHSSKFGFFSNPSRPRCESQPSSTPSLRCQTTCSVPNSPKLQCKTKTPRLFHNSNPSSPKSPSSFSLLKSTLRISKSRCGICMQSVRSGQGTAIFTAECSHTFHFPCIVKKHPIVTCPVCNTSWKELPVLSINHNNDKCDKRGFKVYNDDEPLMSPTSLSRFNPIPESENEDEDEDDNIKTEFKGFNVNPLSNLPSSPAIRRNLELSLMPEVAIVAANRNYESYVVVLKLKPPHLTKPARRAPIDLVAVLDVGGAMSGNKLRLMKNSMRQVISSLRPTDRLSIVAFSAGSKRLLPLRRMTGGGQRSARRIVDALAAIDRTREGTPVKNDAVKKAAKVLEDRREKNVVASIVVLSDIKDSHAGISIHKPSLVSTTRLTHLEVPVHAVRLGESPHALSDDALAKFVGGLLNVVAQDVRIQLEVVSRSRAVEIAGVYSFSGRPVPLGSSGWIRLGDLYVEEEIELLVELKVPAASAGSHHVLTVRSSYRDPLTREPLNPVEQAMLVPRPHAVRSSCARIERLRNFHVTARAVAESSRLAEHNDLTGAHQLLSSARALLLQSSEPDEEFLRWLEAEQAELQRRRQRQTLRNSRVEEKAEPLTPTSAWRAAERLAKVAIMRKSMNRVSDLHGFENARF; encoded by the exons ATGGTTACTGGGTGGAGAAGAGCGTTCTGCACATCCATCCCCAAAGACAGAGAACCCAAAGTGTTAACagagaaacaacaacaacaaccacaacAACAGCATTGCGagaacaccaccaccaccaccaacaacaacaacaataatcacAGTTCCAAGTTTGGATTTTTCTCCAACCCATCAAGACCCCGGTGCGAGTCTCAGCCTTCATCAACCCCTAGCCTTCGATGTCAAACCACATGCTCAGTCCCAAACAGCCCAAAACttcaatgcaaaacaaaaactcCAAGGTTGTTCCATAACTCCAATCCCTCATCCCCCAAGTCACCTTCCAGCTTCTCACTTCTCAAATCCACCCTACGCATATCCAAA AGTCGATGTGGAATCTGTATGCAGAGCGTGAGGAGTGGGCAAGGAACTGCAATATTCACAGCGGAATGCTCTCACACGTTTCACTTCCCTTGCATAGTGAAGAAGCACCCGATCGTCACGTGCCCCGTGTGCAACACAAGCTGGAAGGAGCTTCCTGTGCTCTCCATCAACCACAACAACGACAAGTGCGACAAGAGAGGATTCAAGGTCTACAACGACGACGAGCCTCTCATGTCTCCAACTTCACTCTCTCGCTTCAATCCTATTCCCGAGTCCGAAAACGAAGACGAAGACGAAGATGATAACATTAAAACGGAGTTTAAGGGCTTTAATGTCAATCCACTTTCCAATTTACCGTCCTCTCCGGCAATTAGGAGGAACCTCGAGCTATCGTTGATGCCGGAGGTGGCCATTGTCGCCGCCAACCGAAACTACGAGAGTTACGTCGTCGTTTTGAAGCTGAAGCCGCCGCACCTGACCAAACCGGCGCGTCGAGCTCCAATTGATCTCGTTGCCGTGCTCGACGTCGGCGGAGCCATGTCCGGCAACAAGCTCCGCCTCATGAAAAACTCCATGCGGCAAGTGATCTCATCGCTCCGTCCAACCGATCGTCTTTCTATCGTCGCATTCTCCGCCGGATCCAAGCGGCTGCTTCCGCTGCGGCGTATGACCGGCGGAGGCCAGCGGTCAGCGCGTCGGATCGTCGACGCCCTCGCTGCGATTGACCGAACACGAGAAGGAACTCCGGTGAAGAATGATGCTGTGAAAAAAGCCGCGAAAGTTCTCGAGGACCGCCGCGAGAAGAACGTCGTCGCGAGCATTGTAGTCCTCTCCGATATCAAGGACTCGCACGCCGGGATCAGTATCCACAAACCCTCGCTCGTTTCCACCACACGCCTTACTCACCTTGAAGTGCCTGTCCACGCGGTGCGGCTGGGAGAGTCTCCCCACGCGCTTTCCGACGACGCGCTCGCGAAATTCGTGGGAGGTTTGTTGAACGTGGTGGCTCAGGACGTTAGGATTCAGTTAGAGGTGGTGTCTCGATCACGCGCCGTGGAGATCGCGGGCGTGTACTCATTTTCGGGTCGACCCGTTCCACTCGGGTCGTCGGGTTGGATCCGTCTCGGCGACCTCTACGTCGAAGAAGAGATAGAATTGCTCGTGGAGCTCAAGGTACCTGCAGCTTCCGCTGGGTCCCACCACGTTCTGACCGTACGATCTTCCTATCGGGACCCTCTCACTCGAGAGCCTTTAAATCCCGTTGAGCAGGCAATGCTCGTTCCCCGTCCCCACGCCGTACGATCATCGTGCGCCAGGATCGAACGCTTGCGGAACTTCCACGTCACCGCACGAGCCGTCGCTGAGTCTAGCCGGCTCGCGGAACACAATGATCTCACTGGAGCTCATCAGTTGCTCTCCTCGGCTCGCGCGCTTCTCTTGCAGTCAAGTGAGCCGGATGAGGAGTTTCTCCGCTGGCTCGAAGCCGAACAAGCCGAGCTTCAACGGCGCAGGCAAAGGCAAACACTGAGAAACAGTCGCGTTGAAGAGAAGGCTGAGCCGCTTACGCCGACTTCGGCTTGGCGAGCCGCTGAGAGGTTGGCTAAAGTGGCTATCATGAGAAAGTCTATGAACAGAGTTAGTGACTTGCATGGATTTGAGAATGCCAGATTTtag